Below is a genomic region from Persicimonas caeni.
CGTCGAGGCGCTTCGCCGGCGCTTGGCCGCAGAGGGCTTCTTGCCGTCGGCCGACGAGCAGCACGCCGCCGGTGACAACGGAGGTCGACCCGATCCAGCCAAGCCCGGCGCGACTGGAGCGCGGGCGGCTCGAGCCAACGACGATGCGGCTGCAGAGCCGGCTGCCGAGGCTCACGCGGACGTGGAGACCGACGCCACCGACTCGCCGCAGGAACCGGACCCGCAGGTCGTCGACGAGCAACTGGTCGAGGCGGTCAAGAGTTATCAGGAGACGCACCAGTTCCGCCCCGACGGTGATCCGACGCCCGGGGTGTGGCGCAGCCTCAACTTGCCTGTCTCGCGCCGCATCGAGCAGATCGAGCTGGCCATCCAGCGCTGGCGTGAGTCGCACTACCAGGGCGAAAAAGACTTCATCATGGTCAATATCCCCGACTTTCACGCCGAGGTCTTTCGCGGCGGCGAGCGCGCGATGCGCTTTCGAGTGGTCACGGGGAACAAAAAGCGCACCTGCAATGAAGAGACCGGCAAGTGGGAGTATCCCAACGCCACCCCGATACAGATGGCCGAACTCGACCACGTGATCGTCAATCCGTACTGGTACGTGCCCCAGCGGATCGTGCGCGAGGAACTCGAGCCGAAGATGAGCCGAGACCCGGATTACCTCGAAAAGAAGAACTACGAGAAAGTCATGATGGGGGGCAAGGAGACGATTCGCCAGAAGCCGGGCGACGACAACGCGCTGGGACGGGTGAAGTTCATCTTCCCCAACCCGCACAACACCTACATGCACGATACCCCACAGAAGAAGTATTTCGACTACCCGGTGCGCGCCTTTAGCCACGGGTGCATGCGCGTGCACAAGCCGTTCGAGCTGGCACGCCACCTGCTCGAAAACGATCCCAACGGCAAGGAGTACGACTTCGACGAACTCCTCGAAAAAGAGCGCCAGAAGTATATCGAGCTGGCCGCGAAGATGCCGGTCTTCGTCGAGTACTACACCGTGCGCGTCGACGATCAGGGACGCCCGCACTTTTTGGCCGACATCTATCGCTACGACCGCGCCCGCCTGGTCGATGATCCCGAGGAGGCCGAGAAACTGGCCGACTGCCGCGTTCGCACCCGCAAGCGCAAGGCCGTCGAGGTTGAAGAGGGCTCCGACGAGCAACCCGAAGGCGTCGACGAAGATCTGGGCCCGTAAGTCTCCTCCCGGCACGTGGGATTTCGCCCCCCTTCGGGGAGCAGGATGCATGTGCGGCGAATATGGCGCCGTGTTACCCGCAAAACACAGAGTTCGGTTGATGATACGCGCTTGACGGGGTATTTGTGGGGGAGAACGATTTTAGAGTAGGTCGGACCACCGAATGTTTCATATCAAGACCGACATCCGGCAGTACAAGTGTGAAACCACTGCCAAAGTCGAGCGCCTGATCCGCAACTGGGTCATCCGCCCCTCCGATCTGATCTACAACGCCGACGAGAAGACTTGGAGTCCGATCGGCCAACATCCTGCGTTCGACGATATCTTTGCAGTCATCGAGCAGGAGGAGGCCAACGAGCCCGACACGATCGTGACCGAGGCCCCCTCTGAAGTGGGAGCCGAGCACGAAGTCGAGCCGGGCGCCGAACTCGAAGGCGATCTCGAAGCAGACGGGGGCGGACTCCACGCCGACAGCGAAGAGATCACCAACGTCACCGAGGCCCCCTCGGAGCCCGCTGCCGACGACGACGAGACCACCGATGTGCGCGAGGATCCGCGTGCAGCCCATACCGACGAGCAAGACGCAGTGCCGGCGCCTCCGGAGGCGCCCGAGGACGTCGAAGGGCTCATTCGTGATTCCGACGAAATCACGATGATGACCGACAAGACCCTCGAGATGATGCGCGAGGAGGCCGGAGAGCCTGCGCTCGAAGAGGAAGAGGCGGCCGAAGAGCCGACTCAGGTCGTCGATTGCGACGAGGTGCTCGAAGAAGACAGCGAGCCGGCCGAGGCGTCCGATGACGCCGACGAGCCCGACGAGACCGCCGAGGCCGTCGAGGCTGAAAAGTCGACGGGCAAAGGCCGGCATGGCCTGCCCGAAGAGGTCTTCGTTACCGACGAAATCCCGCGTCAGAATGTCCAGCAGGCCGTACTCGACGAGCTCGGCGAGCTCGAAGAGGAGGTCGACGAGGACGTCGAGGACGACGAGGTCACCGAAGTCGTCAACCAGGAGGAGAAGCGGCCTCGCTGGCGCATCGTCATGTCAGACGACGTCGACGACGAGGCCGAGTCTGACGAGGATTTCGAAGAAGACGAGTCGGGCGACGCTGTCGAAGAAGACGAGTCGGCCGACGAGGCGCTTGAAGACGACGAGCACGAAGAGACGCTCGAAGAGGAGAGCGACGAAGACCTCGACGAGATGCTCGACGAGGCAGCCGAACTCGTGGGGTTGGGCGAAGATTCGGAGTCCGACCCGGTCGATATCGACGGGGTGGACCTCGAGCCAGTGGAGGACGAGCCGCGCGAGCGCGCCGAGACACCGGTCAAGGCGGTGGAGGTCGAGGAGTTTGTCTCCGAGGGCTATAAGCTGCCGCTGCCCGTCGATATCAGCCCCTCGGCCGAGGATATTCGTCTGGGCCTGAAGCACTCGCGAGTGGGCAAACGGGCCAAAGACGCGGTCTTCCCGTATCCCGAGCCCAAGAAGAAGGGCGAGGTGGCCAAGCGTGTCTTCGATCTCGACCCCGAGGATCCGAAAGATCACTCACTATTTATCGTGGCCGCCTTCGTCATCGGCATGCTGGTCTTGATCGTCGGCGCGGTGACGTTCTTCGGTTGATCGCCGCCAGATTTACCCCCCCTAGAGCGGTCGCGACAGAAACTTCGACCCGCGCACTGCGTATCGCCACGGCCACTCGGCCGACTCGCCGACCGTTTTGGGGTTGAGTCCGATGCGCGACCCCCTCCCGATTTCGAGAGCATCGAGCCCACGCACCGGTACCCCGTGGGTCAGCATCAACTCGCCACCGTCGAGCAGACTCTCGTTGAATGAGCAGTCGATACCCATCGCCTGGCAGATCTTGCCCGGGCCGCTGAGCAGATTCTTTTGCACCGTTAACGGCATCGAGTCGTCATAGCGATCGAAAAGCCCGCGGTCCTTGGCCATCTGATCGAGGCCCTCGAGCGGCTGCAGCGCGCGAATCAGCAGCGCCGATGGCCGCTGGTCGGCCGGGGCGACCACGTTCAAGCAGTGGTACATGCCGTAGATCTTGTAGACGTAGGCACTCCCCGGCTCCCCGAACATCGGCGCGGTCCGCTCGGTGGGCACGCCGGTGTTGGCGTGGCTGGCAGGATCTTCGGCGTAGCCATACACCTCGACCTCCAAGATACGCCCGGTCAAGCGCTGCCCGCCCGGCAACACACGCACGATGTCGCGGCCCAGCAGATCGTGGGCCAACTCGTGCGGATCGCGTTGGTAAAAGTGAAGCGGCAGTGGGCGCAGGGTTCGTTCGGAGACCTCGGCAAACGTCGACTTCATGGGCTCTCGGGTTTGCGGTTGGATATCAATCGTGCTGGAAACGACCGGACACATCGACGTATTTCGGCTCCTCGTCGGCCCGGTCGTCCGCTTTATCGGTTGTTCGACAGCGCAACCGCCCCTCGAAGCTCCCCACGCGAACATCTCTGCTGAATCGCTCGAGTGTCACTGCAAAGTAGGCGTCCTCGCCGTCGGTCGAGCAGCGAAGCTTCTCGTCGGAGAAGGTGGCCTTTGCGAACGCAGCCTCCACGCGGCCTTCGTGCCCGTATTCGATGTCCGGCAGATGGAACGTCACGCCTTGGTGGAACCCGCCTTTTTGAGGCTGATACAGAAGGCGCATGTGCAGCGCCTTGTCGAGATAGCTGTAGGCGGCCGAGTGGCCTTTTTTCTCGAATGCGTAGGGTCCGCTCATTTCGAGCGTCCACTCGGGGGACAGCCGCTCTTGGGGCGCATTCGGCTCCTCGCGCTGGTCGGCCGTGGTTCGTGGCGTCGCTTCGGTTCGATTCAAGTCTGTTTGAGTCAGGGGGGCTCGTGCCGTTGTCTGCGCGCTGGGCGTTCCGGAGGCTTCCTTCTCGCAACCGGACACGGCGAGCGCCGCAGCAAACGTTAGGAGCACCCCGGCAAGATAAGATCTGGCCATGGTTTCCTCCCGGTATCAAGTAGGATCCGGCCCTCTCTCCGCAGCTCAGACGCATGGGTAGCGAGGGCCTTGTCCCGGGAGTTTAATAATCTGTGCAGAATCAGTCAAAATGCCTGCCGAGCCCATGAAAACCGGGGCCGGGATTGGCGCGGTTGGGGATGCCAAAGCCGCGCTGGAGGTCGCGTCCGAACGCGTCGCGTCCGAAATATCCGGGCGGGTGGCGAAACGGAGAGAAGACATCCTCGGGGTGAGTCTGGAACATGTCTTGGTCGAACTTGGCGTCGAACACGTCGAGGGGACCGAAGAAGCGGCGTGCCTGCAACCGCCGAAAACGGAAGAGATCGACGTCGAAACGGTCGAAGCGGTCGAAACGGTCGAAACGATCGAAACGGTCGAAACGATCGAAACGGTCGAAGGGACCGTAGATGTCGAAGCGCTCGGCGAAGGTCGGATAGTAGCCGTAGCCGTAGTCATACGGCGCGTAGTACATCGGGCAGTCGCGGCAGCGCTCGGCTCTGGAGAGCGGAGAGCGGTCGAAGCGGTCACGTCGCTCGTCCCGGTCCTGATAGCGCGTGGGAGATGGCTGCATGCCCGCCCCGCCCACAGCCGTCGGCGGACTTGGAGCGCGGTAGACGACAAAGCCGCCGGTGGTCTCGACGCTCTCTGGCTGGGCACGTGCAGCCGCCTCGAAGCCGCGCTCGGCGGTGTAGAATGGCTGCTCGTCGACCCGGCGCTCGAAACGAAGCCCGACGCGGGCGTCTGTCTTTTGCCAGTCGACGGACGCGTCCTGCACGGGGACGATCAGCGGACGCTCACACACGTAGCCCATGCCGGGGGCGAGCTTGCCGCCATCGCTGGCTGCGACGAGGCAGAGGCCGAGCTCCGAGACGTCCGTGCTGATCGCATCGGTGAAACTGGCCGCGGCCTCGGCCTTGCGGATCTGCTCGACGCGCCGTAGGCGCCACGTCCCTTCTTCACCCCCGCGTTCGTAGGCTGCCAGCCACAGGTTCAGGCCAAAGTCTTGGGCCCACTGCCAGTCCTGAGTATCGAGTCCATAGGTCACCTCGAGGCCCTGGACCGGACCGGTGACCCGGATCCGCTCGAAACTCAGGTCGATCTGGGGGGCCATCAAGACCTGCTGGGCGCTCAGTCCACCGGCGCCCAGCATGATCGCGACAAAGATACATGCGCCCAACAGGCGTGCTCGCCACTGGTGCGCGCGACGGTTCGTGGTTGCCTCATGCATGACTGCCTCCCCACTTCGGTGACTCGATCGACTCGGCGACTCGATCAGCTCGCTTCCCCAGATCGGAATCTAAGAGCAGACAGGCCTCGGTGTAGAGTAAGTCCCGCCGCGCAGCCGTATTGGATTTTGTTTCTATGTTGTCTATCATAAACGGGGTTTATGACGTCAAAATGGGCTTGGAGGTAGAGTGTTGGACTCGTTGCTGTCCTTCTTTTCCGGGGAGCATTTCATGCCGCACGGGCATTGCTACCTCTGGGAGCCGGCGTTGGTTTGGATCCAGTTATTGAGCAACTTGGCGATCGGGTTTGCGTACGTCGCTATTGCCATCACGCTGGTCTATCTGATCCGACGCATCGAAGACCTGCCGTTCAAGCTGGTCTACGTCTGCTTTGCCATCTTCATCATCACGTGCGGGTTTACGCACTTCATGGATGCCTACGTCATCTGGAATCCGGTGTATTGGCTCGACGGTGGATTGCGAATCGTGACGGCGATCGCGTCGGTGGGCACCGCGGTGTTGCTTCCGCCGCTGGTCCCGGACATCTTGGCGCTGGCGCGCGGCGCGCGTGCGGCACACCGACGCGGGGTCAGGCTCGAGTCGATGGTCGACGAACTCGAGACTCTCTACGCGCAGACCAAAGAACTCGAGCGCCAGAAGACCGCCTTTTTCGCCAATGTCAGCCACGAGCTGCGCACTCCGCTGCAGCTTATCTTGGGCCCGGCCCAAAAATTGGTGGCCTCCGACGACTTGGGCGACGAGGACCGCGAGCGCGCCGAGACGATCGTGCGCAGCGGGCGAACGCTGCTCAAGCACGTCAACGACCTGCTCGACATCGCCAGCCTGGAGGCCGGCCAGCTCGAGCTCAGCTACGCCCAAGTCGACCTGAGCGCCTACACACGCCAGCTGATCGCCAATTTCGAGACGCTCGCCGAAGAACAGGCGATTGATATGAGCGTGGAGGTCGCCGAGGGCCTCGAGGCCCAGCTCGACCCCGAGAAGTATGAGAGCATCGTGCTCAACTTGTTGTCGAACGCCCTTAAATTCACACCTGAAGGTGGCACGGTTCGGTGCTCGTTGAGCAGCGTGGATGCAGGCGCGGGCCGGCATATGGTGTTTACCGTGGCCGACAGCGGGCCGGGCGTGCCCGCCGAGCAGCGCGAAGCCATCTTCGAGCGCTTTCGCCAGCTCGACCACGGTGCCACGCGCCGCTTCGGGGGCACCGGGCTGGGCCTGGTCGTCACCCGCAGCTTCGCCGAGTTGCATAACGGGAAGGTTCGCGTCGATGACGCGCCCGAAGGCGGCGCGCGTTTTACGGCCGAGTTGCCGATGACCGCCCCCGATGGGACGCACGTCGAGCCTCGGCCTGCCCGGGCGCCGGCTACCGACTCGAAGGCCGACCGAGAGCGCGCCGAGTTGACCGCCGCAGCAACGGACGCCGAGCGGCGAGCACGCCAGCCGTCATCGGAGCACTCCACCGCAGAGGTGGTGCAGGCAACACAACACGACACCGACAACGAGGCTCCGCTGGTACTGGTCGTCGAGGACAACCACGATATGAGCGAGTTTGTCGCTCGAACCCTGCAGGCCGACTACCGGGTCGCGTCCGCCTACGACGGCAAGACGGGTCTCGAGGCGGCCCTCGAATTGCAGCCCGACTTGATCATCAGCGACATCATGATGCCCGAGATGAGCGGAGACGAGTTGGTGCGCGCCGTCAGGGGCGAGCCGAAGCTGGCGTCCGTGCCCATCTTGTTGTTGACGGCCAAGGCCGACGACGAGTTGCGCGTCGAGCTTCTTCGAAGCGGCGCGCAAGACTATGTCATGAAGCCTTTCGAGACCGAGGAGTTGCTCGCCCGGGTCGACAACCAGGTCTCCATCGCGCGGACTCGAAAGGTGCTCCAGTCCGAACTCGAGAGTACGCAGCGCGATCTCGAAGCGTTGGTCGGCGAGTTGGCGGCCAACCGGCGCGAGCTCGAGCGCTCGCTGCAAACCACTCGCGTGGCTCTCGAGAAGGCCGAGCGGGCGAGCCAGGTCAAGAGCAACTTTTTGAGGCTGGTCTCCCACGAGCTCCGCACGCCGGTCGCCGCGCTCCAACTCCAACTCGCCGTTCTCCAAGAAGACGACAGTCTCGGGGAGACGAGCCGCAAAATGGTCGAGCGCATGGGCTCCTCGATGGAGCGGCTGACTCGCCTGATCGATTCGCTTCTACAACGGACCAGCATCGAGAGCGGAAACCTCGTGACCAACTATGCGCAGGTCGATCCGAGCGAATTGGTTGCCGATCTCGTCGACGAAATGGCTCCCGACGCCCATAGACGCGGGCTCGAGTTGCGCTTCGAGCCCTCACCCGAGGCCTCGTCCGTGTATACCGATCCGCATCTGTTGGAGCTGATCTTGTCCAACCTGATCGGCAATGCACTGCGCTACACCGACGAAGGTCTTGTCGAGATCGGTGTCGTCGAAGAAGACCGAGAGTATCGCTTCTGGGTGTCGGACACCGGCCCGGGCATCGCCCCCGAAGACCGCGTCAGGCTCTTCGAGCCGTTCGAGCGCGGTGACGAGAGCCGAGAGCGCCAATTGCCCGGCGCGGGGCTGGGCTTGGCGTTGGTCCGAGACATGACCGAAGCGCTCGGGGGAAGGATCGAACTCGACTCTGAGGTAGGAACGGGGAGCACGTTTACAGTCGTGCTGCCGTCGGAGCATGCAAGCGAAAGCAGTGAGGTCGAGAATGATGACTAAGCCGATCCTCATCGTCGAAGACGAGATCGACATTCGGGAAACACTGATGTCCTTTCTGGAGTTGAAGGGCTACACGGTGACCACGGCGTCGAACGGCCGAGAGGCTTTGAAGCGACTCGAAGAAGGGCTCGAGCCGTGCCTGATTCTGCTCGATCTGATGATGCCCACCATGGACGGCTGGGAGTTTCGCACGCGTCAACTCGCCGACCCCGACTTGGCCGACATTCCCGTGCTCGTGCTCACGGGCGCCCACTACACCAGCGAGGAAGCCGCCAGCTTGCAGGCCCTCGACGTGCTCTCCAAACCCATCGACATCGGCCGCATGCTGGACCACGTCGCCGGCCACGTCAGCTCGTAGCCCGAGCTCGACCGCGGTAGCGGTCGCTTGAAACAAAATGTTTCATTTTTGTTTCATCTGTTGAGAGCGCGTGCCTCTTTCCCCACTCAGCCATCCTCTGCGCAAACGTCGTTCCGGGTCCGCTGGTGGCCCTGTAAACACGTCTACACCGGTGTTCAACCCCCCTCGGTCCCCATCGATCCTGAAATTGCGTCTTCGTGGCATGTGTTTTGCTCCCAGTGACCAGTGAGGAGGCCTTGCTCCAAAACCTTAGCCGCGGCCAGGAGACAACGATGGAGAGTCAGGTTCAGAGAAACGGAATGTCGCGTCGATCTTCGTCGAACGACGCGAACTTGCAGGAGACCCTAGCTCGACTAGACGCTCGCTTGGCGCGTATCGAGTCGGCGCTCGGCGGTCTCCAGCAGGCCACCGACGCCGCCCCGGACGTGCTGGCGACGGTGACCGACATGACCGATGCATGGATTGCCCAGGCCGCCGACAAGGGGGTCGACGTCGACGCGCGACTGCGTCGGCTGGGCAAGTTGGCGCTGGATGCGACCGACCCCAAGGTGCTCGACACCGCCGAGATGCTCGTCGAGCGGATCGACCTGGTCCAGCAGGCGATTGTGGCCGCCGACCAACTGCCCGGATTCGTGGCCATGGTCACCGATATCTTCGACGAGCACGCCGCCAACGCCGCCGAGCGCGGCCTCGACCTCCAAGAAATCTCACGGCGCATGGTCGGCGCGGCGAGAAGCTTCGCCGAGTTCGTCCAGGGCGAACAATTCACCACGCTGCTGGAGTCGGGGGTCTTGGACCCGCACGCCATCGAGGTCATCGGGCGGGCCGGCCGAGCGCTTGCCGACGTCGCCGAGACCAAGCCCTCGCGCACCGGCTTGTTCGGCATGGTCCGCGCCGCCGGAGACACCGACATCAAGCGCAGCATCAACTTCATGGTGCGCTTTGGCAAACGCTTCGGACAGCTGCTTCGCACCCAACTCACCAGCGACAAGCGCTGATCGCTGCCAACCCTTTAGGCTCACGCTAACAACTCGAGGAGATGATTATGTCGACGCATCATCAAGTGCTTATCGTTGGCGGCGGCACCGCCGGCATCACCGTCGCTTCCCAGCTCTGTGAACTGGAGGACGCCCCCCAGGTCACCATCGTGGAGCCCAAGAGCGTCCACTACTACCAGCCCATCTGGACGCTGGTCGGCGCCGGGGTCTTCGACAAAGAGATCTCGGTCAAGCCGCTCGAAGATTAT
It encodes:
- a CDS encoding ATP-binding protein, which translates into the protein MPHGHCYLWEPALVWIQLLSNLAIGFAYVAIAITLVYLIRRIEDLPFKLVYVCFAIFIITCGFTHFMDAYVIWNPVYWLDGGLRIVTAIASVGTAVLLPPLVPDILALARGARAAHRRGVRLESMVDELETLYAQTKELERQKTAFFANVSHELRTPLQLILGPAQKLVASDDLGDEDRERAETIVRSGRTLLKHVNDLLDIASLEAGQLELSYAQVDLSAYTRQLIANFETLAEEQAIDMSVEVAEGLEAQLDPEKYESIVLNLLSNALKFTPEGGTVRCSLSSVDAGAGRHMVFTVADSGPGVPAEQREAIFERFRQLDHGATRRFGGTGLGLVVTRSFAELHNGKVRVDDAPEGGARFTAELPMTAPDGTHVEPRPARAPATDSKADRERAELTAAATDAERRARQPSSEHSTAEVVQATQHDTDNEAPLVLVVEDNHDMSEFVARTLQADYRVASAYDGKTGLEAALELQPDLIISDIMMPEMSGDELVRAVRGEPKLASVPILLLTAKADDELRVELLRSGAQDYVMKPFETEELLARVDNQVSIARTRKVLQSELESTQRDLEALVGELAANRRELERSLQTTRVALEKAERASQVKSNFLRLVSHELRTPVAALQLQLAVLQEDDSLGETSRKMVERMGSSMERLTRLIDSLLQRTSIESGNLVTNYAQVDPSELVADLVDEMAPDAHRRGLELRFEPSPEASSVYTDPHLLELILSNLIGNALRYTDEGLVEIGVVEEDREYRFWVSDTGPGIAPEDRVRLFEPFERGDESRERQLPGAGLGLALVRDMTEALGGRIELDSEVGTGSTFTVVLPSEHASESSEVENDD
- a CDS encoding response regulator, whose product is MTKPILIVEDEIDIRETLMSFLELKGYTVTTASNGREALKRLEEGLEPCLILLDLMMPTMDGWEFRTRQLADPDLADIPVLVLTGAHYTSEEAASLQALDVLSKPIDIGRMLDHVAGHVSS
- a CDS encoding DNA-3-methyladenine glycosylase, giving the protein MKSTFAEVSERTLRPLPLHFYQRDPHELAHDLLGRDIVRVLPGGQRLTGRILEVEVYGYAEDPASHANTGVPTERTAPMFGEPGSAYVYKIYGMYHCLNVVAPADQRPSALLIRALQPLEGLDQMAKDRGLFDRYDDSMPLTVQKNLLSGPGKICQAMGIDCSFNESLLDGGELMLTHGVPVRGLDALEIGRGSRIGLNPKTVGESAEWPWRYAVRGSKFLSRPL
- a CDS encoding L,D-transpeptidase family protein codes for the protein MTRWTIGALLCALIGAGALSSGCNDSARATTEVATPVDPTRVWVESFLPNLNTELRRHAEAVATGKALKTYLAREARRSWNARVAGGIKYADLFEKLYDKRDYHKAFAQSDGMTTRGEAILEVLLDSERHALDSSPYHVARIQTLVANLERVTEGEPAWQGISLTADEANELVGWLKAHELDPADPDTRIKVLSALVGASTRGVGNKGVLASPAPRITGQMDQFLDAFEKSAELTAELELRVADGALRYARDMKHFNLARQDWRDLRDAGGSKALIYGRLEKTYKELGKASPTEVKAVMAALAPSHPQYEKLLDVLARYRAIAADGGWERVRPTSLDIGHRSKRVEALRRRLAAEGFLPSADEQHAAGDNGGRPDPAKPGATGARAARANDDAAAEPAAEAHADVETDATDSPQEPDPQVVDEQLVEAVKSYQETHQFRPDGDPTPGVWRSLNLPVSRRIEQIELAIQRWRESHYQGEKDFIMVNIPDFHAEVFRGGERAMRFRVVTGNKKRTCNEETGKWEYPNATPIQMAELDHVIVNPYWYVPQRIVREELEPKMSRDPDYLEKKNYEKVMMGGKETIRQKPGDDNALGRVKFIFPNPHNTYMHDTPQKKYFDYPVRAFSHGCMRVHKPFELARHLLENDPNGKEYDFDELLEKERQKYIELAAKMPVFVEYYTVRVDDQGRPHFLADIYRYDRARLVDDPEEAEKLADCRVRTRKRKAVEVEEGSDEQPEGVDEDLGP
- a CDS encoding DUF1641 domain-containing protein, with translation MSRRSSSNDANLQETLARLDARLARIESALGGLQQATDAAPDVLATVTDMTDAWIAQAADKGVDVDARLRRLGKLALDATDPKVLDTAEMLVERIDLVQQAIVAADQLPGFVAMVTDIFDEHAANAAERGLDLQEISRRMVGAARSFAEFVQGEQFTTLLESGVLDPHAIEVIGRAGRALADVAETKPSRTGLFGMVRAAGDTDIKRSINFMVRFGKRFGQLLRTQLTSDKR